Genomic segment of Carassius carassius chromosome 19, fCarCar2.1, whole genome shotgun sequence:
attattattattattttttttatttttttgaaagcaaGAGATATCCAGTGTAGTTTTGGACACCACTGATTTTAATTGTGTATATATTAAAGCAGTTgaaacaatcttcaaaatatcttcttttaagaaagtaagtcatacaagtttggaaaaaCATCAGGacgagtaaatgacagaattgtatttttgaCAGAAAAGTATCCCTTTaccagtgttattaaattatatagtAATAGACGATTctgaatgtaaaagaaaataaataaataagaaagaatccacaattaaatatccataagcagcaaaaaaatctattattttgtgCATCCCAAACTAAAACAAGTATTAGACATTGTTAGGCCTCTCTCTGAAGTCATATTTCTGAGTAGGAATTAATTACTAATCATtatctatgattttttttattttttttataatattacaaaactgACATTTgagattttaacattatttaatttgttacttCAAACACAGTGACATAAAGCAGAGTTATAATCTTTGCATAGTGGCTTGGTGATGATAAACTCATGGTCTGACTGTATGTCTGTCATTCAGGCTCTTCTGAAGATGGACTGTCAGGGCCTGGTGGCACGGCTGGTCATGGACTTTGTGCTGTTGACTACAGCGGTGGAGCTGGCGGGTCGCTGGAGGGAGCTTGCTGAGAGACTGGCTAAAGTTTCCCGACAGCAGATGGAAGCGTATGAGGCTCCACACAGAGACAGCAGGGGACAACTGGACAGTGAGgtaaaacaaacactgaaagcATTGAAGGATATAGTTCACCGAAACCTGAATATTTTGTCAACATTCTCTCACCCTCATtcttccaaacatgtatgactttatttcttcagtggaacacaagaatttttttaatgtaatgaaagtgaatgatgtCTGAAACTGTCATTCTGCCTAACATTTCATTTTATGCTTCACAGAAGAAATAATGTCATTTTGGTGAACTGTCCTGTGTTTTTGTATGATCTGCTTATGCCCTACTAACATTTAGAGTTGGATTAGAGGTGGACCTTCAtgcttactttttaaaaaaaactatttatattttatgtttttgtacaaATCAcatcatacaaaaaaaataaaccttatttATGCCACCTTATAAAATACTTGTTTTCTCATGTGTACAGGTTGGAAAAGAAGTGTCAAGTCTGTTTGCACTGTTTACATTGCATTTAGTACACATTGAAAAGCTTCTGATTTGGCTAAAACTGTAGATCTGTTACAGTACAGACAACTGTGCGAACAAAACACAGATTATGTAAACATGAAgttaagtaatataaattatataaaaactataGAATGTTCAATTATTTGCTCTATAAGAATGGATAAAGAACAATGTCAAAGTGAGATGGGCGAGAGAGATGGTAACTGACACTTGTAAAATGTATAACTGGGTTTTAAGCATAAATGAAAGGAAACCCACAAGACATGATTACTGTGTTTGCATCCAGCTCAGAAGAGGAAACTATATTTTCTACCAAAGATTGATGAGATTATAAGCTTCCTCTTGGGCTTTGTTTCACTGGCTTAGAATGTTTATGCACAAAATGTTCACTCTTAATGGAGAACATACAGATTGGCTATAATCTTTTTAGGAAACTAAATTGAGGGTGCATAAATGTCCCATTCATGCAGGTTTACATGTCAAActtaaatcttaatttttttgtgaaggCCATGTGGAAACCTGCCTATGACTTCCTGGTCACGTGGGCAGCTCAGATTGGGGACAGTTACAGGGATGTGATTCAGGAACTTCACACTGGATTGGACAAAATGAAGAACCCTATTACCAAGCGCTGGAGGCACATCACAGGCGCCCTCATCCTTGTCAACTGTCTGGATCTTCTACGGAGCTCCGCTTTCAGCCCCTGCTCTCAGGATGACTGCGCCATATAAAGACTACCTACATCGACTGTCGTTTACAAGACCTAGATACACCTGATTTCAATTTTATTCATTGCGttgtttttaattttcctaaatGCACTTATATGTTTGCAAAATAGATTTGTTGCGAAGTAAATTGTACATTGAACCAAATGACTGAAATGTGTAGGCCTATTGCTGATGTTTTAATACAAGCAAGGGTCTCTATCTCATGTTaaactttaatgtaaaataagatataatttttcagatttttttattcattgcatATCATCATGATTTTATACTTATACTAAATTTTGCACAAAGGATTTTACATGCTTCTACATTTTTCACTAATACTGTAACAATCTTACTCTTTTATGTTTTGTGATGCCAACGCTGTATGCTGAACTGCCTGTTTTATTTTGCTGTAAGTGTACatgtgcatctcaaattagaatgtcgaggaaaagttcatttatttcagtaattcaactcaaattgtgaaactcatgtattaaataaattcaatgaacacagactgaagtagtccaattctttggttcttttcattgtgattttggctcacatttaacaaaaacccaccaattcacaatctcaacaaattataatacttcataagaccagtaaaaacattttaagtgaattgttggccttcctgaaagtatttttatttactgtacatttactcaatacttggtaagggcttcttttgctttaatgactaCCTCAATTTCGGCGTggtatggaggtgatcagtttgtggcactgctgaggtggtatggaagcccacccttatgaaacaaaaatatattgcagtatattggaaaatatcatgtaatatattaggcatatattcatatatatatttattttttccaatatattgcaatatattaaaaagcggcaatcatttgtatattttgcaatatattatgtaatatatgtatcatcaatatattattaaatgtattcaaatatatattagaaaataaaaagggaaaataatatattacaatatatcacaatatattttaagaaatatattggtaaatatattttcctttcgtgagggcaggtttctttgacagtggccttcagctcatctgcattgtttggtcttttgtttctcattgtttctcattttttctcattgacaatagcccatagattctctgtggggttcaggtctggtcaAGTACACCAACACCATGATCATTTATCCAACTTTtgatgcttttggcagtgtgggcaggtgccaaatcctgatcTATCAAatctacaaaaagctggtcagcaaaaggaagcatgaagtgctccaaaatttattgataaacgggtgcagtgactttggttttcaaaaaacacaatggaccaacaccagcagatgacattacaccccaaatcatcacagactgtggaaacttaacactggacttgggCTTGGGCTATgggcttctccacccttcctccagattcTAGGTACTTGGTTTCTTGATTAGCTTATTggcatattctaatttgttgagaaattTGTTgtttgtgaattggtgggtttatgttaaatgtgagccaaaatcatcacaattaaaataactaaagacttaaactacttcggtCTGtgagcactgaatttatttaatacacaatttgagttgaattactgaaataaatgagctttaccacaacattctaatttattgagatgcacctgtatattatgTTGTTTAGTGTTAAGTAGCCTGATGTTTTTATAAGTGAAAGTAAATGTTAGTATGAAAagttaaatggaaaaataaaacattatgtgTTTATTAAAGAGATATTAAAGTAATGGGATCACTTTTTTTCAGTTGTAAATAAAACGTAAAACTCAAATTCTTTCATCAGCACATGCTGGCCTATGACTAAATCATCTAATCATCAGTTTACAGaaattaaaagatttactcaccATTAATTTGGGACGCTGAAGGTGGAACATTAATAAGTTCCATATATAAACTCAGTTTAAATCTGCGTACGACTTAAAGCTGCAGCGGAGTTTAGTGTGTCTTGATAAGAATGCTGGCCATCTATCAAAGATTCCTGATTAAATGACGAGTGATTCTTGTTTGATATTGATGTCAACGTAAATGGCTTTAATTTGTGCAGAATATACAAAgatagcagaattttttttttttttttaaaaagaaaaagaaaaaaagtcctttTGATTGTGATGATAAGTCCAAAcagcatcccccccccccccccccaaatgcacATTATAATCATTAGATTTAGTTTGATGTTCCAAGAGATGGTCCGTGTAAATTCAGTGCAAAGTTATCAGTTGAACACTTTTGTTCATTCAATGTTAAAATCAATAAATCactgaatttatatattttcacttttggtgaaaattttaaatgtaataaatcgtATATTTAAGTATTATGTGGAAATTAAATGTTGAAACTATACCttgtggaaacaaaaaaaaagtcatagcTAGCAGCTGTTGTTTTTCTAGCCTATAGGTCTCTCTGATTTGCATCTTCCTATCATGCATTGTTCAAGGTCACAGCATGTCACAGTAGATTTGCTTACACATTTGCTTTGCAGATTCTAGGATACTGTCCTGTCTTAAATTTACAAAACATACATTAACCTAACTGACATGCTGAAAATAACCTTTAATTTCTGTCCACCTTTCCTCCAAAGAGCTATATATCAAGTATATATCAACTGTCACATTTGTAAGAGTTAGCTAATTGTTGAGTGTAGATGGCATATCCTTGATAGGATGACTTTGTGTGACAAAACTCACTCAAATATATTAATCTggtcacagaaaaaaaagtgtaacatTAAACATTATTGCAAGTTTTAAGGTTTTCTTGCTGCTTACTGAGTTTTACAAGCTGTATGAGAATTCCAGTCTTATCACTCCAGCATAATTTTTCTCACTGCTTGACAGGCTCTCCCAACAAAACTTATGACCAGTGTAAACAGTCACCACTGTGGGTCTTACAAAAATATGCTTACATCTTCCCCTAGACATGCAAACAGCATAGTTCACATCACGAACCTTTCATCAGtaccctctctcactctctgggGAGAACCCTGGACTACCAACAAAAATTTGAAAGATGTGtggggggggtgtgtgtgtgtgtgtgtgtgtgtgtgtgtgtgtgtgtgtgtgtgtgtgtgtgcgtgtgtgcgtgtgtgtgtacaatATAATGAACATGCACAGTCAAGTGTGAAGATTTTATACAATTGTAACTGGTATTCTGCAGATACAGTCAAGCAAGTGTGTCTTTATGAAtgtctgtgtttgctgtgttATGCCATAAGTAAACTGTGTTCCTTCTCAGGTCAGTGAGCACTGGAGTTGTTTCTCCTCAGTTCTGTTAAGGAAGACAAAGACAGATTGCTTGCTATGTTATGTACATTGCttcgtttttctttttctccatgcTAATGCTAAAAATGCTAATGCTAAGAATAGGGTTATGATATTCTATAAATAATCCATTATTGTAAGATTTCAATTAGAGCAGTCCGTGATTGAATGTTAAATTCTGAGTCCTTTTACTGCCTAAATAGGTAAACGGGAAAATAAGGCCAGTTCCCAGTAATTTCTCCtctaacatttccatcacacatcTACCACCTAGTGGACAAACAGTTAACATAAAGGATCAAGTTTTACTCAGTGTAAAGACAATCAATCCCTCGAAACATCCGAATATGTGTTGTCAAACTTAGCAGACGGTGATTGAATAATATGCTATATTTAAAACTAACATTAACGATTGTTGTTATGTTTAAGATAAGACGTCCGTGAGTTTTTCTTTAGTTGGCTAGCTCTTATTCTTTTAACTGATTTAAAGTTTGGAAAAATCTTGTAACTTTTCAGTCTGtaattaaccatgttttttttatagtaatttttttacacattgattaccatttgtataaccatagttttactacaaatatcaTGGTTAAACTATACATGGATTTCtcggcgacgtcatcactgcttgcgcacgcaaccaggaggcaaaagacccgcgctcttcGTACCAGAGTAAAGGGTTTAGGCTAGTAGCATAgtggtggtgttgtcgctagtcaaaatgccaatGAGTTGTTGCGTGGTCAGTTGTACTaaccgagccagtgctgggtgtcaTGTTCACAGTATGTCCGGATTTTGATTCGtaaacagttggacgttttacataatgttatattaatatgaaacacaaacaaacagatccaactctgaaattgcaatttattattgagtcaacaagaaattacaaacaatgcgaaatctacgttaattacaatgttcttttactgaactcggcataacagatagcggttttctgcctcctggatgcgcgcgcatccggtattgtttgtatacaagaaacctGTGTATGGTTACTGTAGCAAgatcatggttaatttgtggttacatATTAggcaattgtttttttgttttgttttgtttttgtagtaaaaccatggttaaataTTCGTATAGGATGATAGATTAGCAAATAGTAACACCACTGATCAGTGGTTTGGAATACTTTGGCGTATTGATTTGTCAAAAGCagctacttcttttttttttttttaaaaacacggATATAGAAAAAATACCTACTATGGACGCCAGGTGgcgatatagatagatagatagatagatagatagatagatagatagatagatagatagatagatagatagatagatagatagatagatagatagatagatagatagaaaaaataGCCACATTTAAGGCAGGTATGACtaaatttatctgaaatataacgtttgagaatttttttttagccaGACGGCTTACCAAACTGCCTTTCGGGTAAAAGTTAGAAGTTTTGAGTTAGTAGGCTTTTTTAAGTATATCTGGTGATGTGGGGACATATTAACCCATTTAAATGATTTTAGTGTGGTGTGAAATTGTGTGTCTAAAATTTTCATTTGTTCCTTACGTGTTACAGGTCAAATCGGTACAATCTCGTTGACGCACTTTAGCTTCTATTCGAATGCCTCTGGTTTTCCACGAAAATTAGAGAACACTATAACCTGTGCAAAGACTGCTGAGGGGGCTTGTGTGGAAAGCCATTTAATCATTTAAGTTAACTACTATCTATTTtactagatttatttatttgttttattttttactagggCTAAGTAActataacttatttttattacttCAAGATAATTTTAAATATCACTAAAATGTATAGCCCACTATAATAATTTCAAAACTACCACACTGGCCAGCAAGGATACAATGGGTCTGCTTTAAGGAAAATGTGCTTTTCACTACTCCCATTGTGTATGACTacagaaaatataaatgttttattgaacactggtgaaacaatacatttttgtttggaaAATAAACCATAAAAGTTGTCTGTTTAAAAACAATCTTATAAATGTATGAGGTGAACAGGAAGGGCCTTTTGCCCTACACTCAGTGTAAAAGGCTAACCAGAATTGGGATGAAggcagtattaattaaaaaataaaaaaatacttaagctaaagttaatttaaatattaaatattttatggttattttgataaataaaatacattttgtctaataaacatattgtcattaaaatgttaatttgaaaCTATTAtgtatacagtggtggccaaaattattagaacagcagtattttcaccaactaaaATCTCtaatattttgctgtagtatgaCAGTAGGAAATGTCAGTTTACATGTCCAAAAATTAATTTTcccattaattataataatccagtgagatttacGCAAGAAGAGATCTgttctcatcatcatccagtttgtctggagtgacatgaagaaacagaacacactgagacagaataaatccagaagaactgtggcaatgtctccaagatgcttcaagaaacctacatgcaaagctacagtactgttaaaagttttaggcactaaataaaaatactgtaaaatgaggttgacaaatttacacatttggtgtgaccatcctttgtttttaaagcagcttttgcccTCGTGCACTGGCACATATTTTTTCAGGTAGTTTTGCAGGTAAGTCTCTTGGagacagttcttctggatttagtctctcagtgtgttctgtttcttcatgtcactccagacagactggataatGATGAGAACAGATctctccttgtgcaaacaaaaatctaaataaaaataacatttttagctggtgaaaatactagtgttctaataattttggccaccactgtatatcatatacaaacccgattccaaaaaagttgggacactgtacaaattgtgaattaaaacaaatgtcaatattttattcagaatacaacatagatgacatcagGCATGTACTGGCCATCGGGACTACCGGGAGATTCCCGGTGGGCCACGGTCTGGTTGGGCCGGTGcgttatgtattttgtttttaaatcattattaatcGCAAATATTTGTTAGTATATTGTTGTATAGTCCAATTCCGGCCTTATGTGTCTCTCTCATGAAGCCGCAttaaggtcctttcacactggacgtGATTTTGACGCGCAAATAATTCGCGCGATGGtattattttttgatcagctgtttgtgtaatgagtgctttcacaccgaacgcgaatgtgctgaggcgaaaaaacgacttttatttttttcgcttcgatgtcgatttttttttacttttgaggcgacaaaaaggcttcatCTGAGTCTCATTGGCCTATCATTGCCCGTCAAAGTGTCAGAATATTTGAGATGACTAATAAAATCAAAGTAGGCGGGCTTTGTGTTCACAGACGCTGCAGAGCGCGAATTTTAGCAGTAGTTctatgggctgatgtttttaagaggacagctcaccttaagcagactgccagacgctgcCTACTGcagacgctgctccggatcaattggttccctgaagtttgtggtttgtctcgtcagatgcggtgccactatctgaaggagctcctcgaattgtcccacagacatccgaaagtaagtgcggaaccggccatgataaagttttagctcctgtacaagattggcatactccccttcagactctgttctttaggactgggtgcacccaaaaccttattttctgtcttttaaagaaaatgaaaagctcgtcttcactggatgatgatgttgaagtgtccattttctcaactgtcggcgcgaaagttttggaatgttgaagctctctggacgtcacagacatcgcaaattcgcgtcgcggctgatgtgaatggttttgacgcgaactattcgcacgcaaactattcgctttttcgtttcgctttttcgttacgcatccggtgtgaaagggcctttatgCTGATGGGAGCTGCGAGACTGACAGGTCTAACCTGTGATGAACACACGTGAAGTGTTCACTgctcattggccaatcagaatcaagttctAGCCTTGAAAAGCGGCCACTTTACAACTGcaatgaaattcaatatgttaaataataaaatatctaagCGTAAAGGAGGGGCCAAAagttgagagagagaaaactacAAGCACTTGAGGCAGATGCCACCAAATGTGtcaagataaataaattatttgctgGAAAGCAAAAGACTTAAGTGAAGGCGTCAGCAGGGCGGGACTTGCTGACATGCTGAGGTGAGACAGAAATGTAATGATACACGTAGGCTACTATGCcaccactcactgatctataaatgacatttaaaattctCAGCTCTCAGGTTCTgtccattttattacaaaaaaaggaaaaataagtttcatggcatcaacacatctcaaaaagacATTTGattatgttatctatattctatttggaataaaatataagtttataagATTTGTAAATCATTCTATCCCTTtattactcacaatttgtacagtgtcccaacttttttggaatcgggtttgtaattaatttcatatttaagtaACAATTGGCCCTATATTTATTAGTgaagaataaaaagaaagaacTTTAATTTACTATTACTAGTAGCAAAAATTATACGAGCTAGTTTAAGGAACATATAGCTTGCCATAAGAGGGGTTTGTTTTTCACTTTTCACATGAAAGCGGGCGGAGTTTCTCCAACTTGAGGAGGGCCACTGCTGGCTTCCATTCATTACCATACATTCGCTTGTGTCCATCACCGCGTGAGTAGACTCGTTCATCTTACACCTAGAATACCTTTCTGATCACATTCATTCATCGCTTATGTGGACGAGCGCCGTCGGGAGGAATTTCCATCAGTTTGCGGTGGTGATGTTGATGTGAGCGGTTACTGCGGAGACTCTCCGCTCATAGAGGAGTGTTTACCGATCACCAGCACTGCAATGATAGCTTCATCACATCCAGTCTGAATCTGGACGAATCTGTGGTGTCGAGGGGACTGCATTCGTTTTACCCCTGCTAACGAGGAGATCAAAATGGGGAACAGTTTCTCCAACATATCTGCGTTTCAGTCTCTCCATATAGTGATGCTTGGCTTGGACTCCGCAGGGAAAACCACGGTCCTTTACAGACTGAAATTCAACGAGTTTGTCAACACTGTGCCTACAATAGGATTCAACACGGAAAAAATCAAGCTGAGTAACGGCACGGCCAAAGGAATAAGCTGTCATTTCTGGGACGTTGGTGGTCAGGAGAAACTCCGGCCCTTGTGGAAATCGTACAGTAGGTGCACGGATGGCATTATTTATGTGGTGGACTCTGTAGACGTGGATCGACTGGAGGAGGCCAAGACGGAGCTACACAAAGTCACCAAATTCGCTGAAAACCAAGGAACGCCGCTGTTGGTCATAGCTAATAAACAGGACCTGCCGAGATCTCTGTCCGTGGCGGATATAGAGAAGCAGCTGGCGCTCCAGGAGCTCACGCCTGCCACCACCTACCACATCCAACCGGCCTGTGCCATCATCGGCGAGGGGCTTCACGAAGGCATGGACAAACTGTACGAAATGATAGTCAAACGACGAAAAAGCCTCAAACAGAAGAAAAAGCGATAACTCTACAAAGCCTGCACCTGCCTTTTCCCATTGCTGATGGCAATTGCGTTTGCCATTTCAACGTTGCACTGTTGACATTCATCTGAATGGTTGTTTGTTGTCGAGTTGGATTCATGTTGCATGTGATCGTGATGGCGCGGGTgaaccaaaataaaaatacaattaaagggCTGGTCCCGATTAAGCTGCCGTTTGAAGGAGTTCTCTGTACTGAAGCACTGTGAAAAAACGCTGTGACATTTCATGGAATGCTTGATATCTTATTTTGACTCTTATGGAATATAGAGTAAACTTCTAAGAACATTATCAAGAACTGTTGCTTCAAAATTCCAGAATGAAACTGGGGTTTGAGGACCTTGTAATTTACTAAATTACTGTAACTTCAGTGTGCCCGAATGAGTATATGAGGCCTCATGAAGACGTCTAGATTTACAGGAACTCTGAAGTTATGGACTACAGGCATTACCTCCTGTGACACGGTCCAGCTCTAAGCACTTTTTTTCTTACCAAGATAGTAGTGTACAACACTGTAGATCAGATATTAGACTGTCGGTGCATTATAAAGTCGCAATGAATCCTGaagtatttttcaaataaaatgtgttaaagcAAACACCTTATCTAATGTCCTTTATCGGGGTGATATCAGGGTAAGTCTTCTGTACTGTTTTAGTAATCATTTGAGCTTTGTTCAAAGGGGAGGTAGTTTTCAATCTGCAAAGCTTTCTGTAAATATTGAAAGGAGCTAAATCCGACAGATCACTTTTCAATTGTACTAGGTTGGGTGTTTTACCTTCAGCACACTTGAATTgaacaaattatatttcaatgttATCTAAATTATTAtagatttataaatatacatattttcaaaaatatacctatatattttacaaatttttgtAAAAACAGTGTGTGTTTGGATAACCATGCCCTCTTTGTTATATTAAGAGAATAAGCCCCCTTTCCAGACATGCTGACAATGGTGTCTTTCTATCCCATATAACTCTAGGGTTTCATCCCAAGAGGAGAGAGATGGTCAGtctataccaaaaaaaaaaaaaccctggctgGTCATGACCAACCATATTTATAGCGATAGGTTGTGGTCTGACCTGAAATTTGGAATTTGACTACATTTTAACTCTCCAGGAAATAATCATATAATATTATGTGTCTTGTTTTTAAAATTTGGTCTTTATTCATCAGACCCATACATCAAACCAAAGTCAAACTAAATAAACACAGATTTAATGATGTCTTTTTGTTGTTACAGACtgtgaatatatatgtatatatatatatatatatatatatatatatatatatatatatatataatgttaagaTAATTTATTCCTAATTAGAGGGTGTAGTTAGTAAAAGACATTTGTCTTGATTAGATACGTGAGATGATAAGAGCCACATGAAACTTTGATGAAGATCAGGTTTCACACAGAGCTTTTATGGAGACAGAAGGCGATTCCCTGAGTACCTCCAAATGGACAGCAATGAGGTCATCAGTGAGGTCATCAAGGCAATCTTTACATCTGTCTTGTCTAATAAAAACGAATCCAACATTTCTAATCTCTAACTTCAATACTGTGTTTTGTGTTCATAATGGATTAAGACTATCCAGTAAATGTCATATTAAACAAAATCCATGATGCACATTAGGAATATTGACTCACACATGTATAATACTTTAAATGCAAGGTATACATTCAAGTCATTTAGGATTAAACACATCttcataaagataaaaaaaattagaacATTTGAGTTCAGCAAAAGCTTTTCTTTTGCACAGTTCTGTTGGAAACTGCTTCAGCTAAGATGTATTTTTAACAGGTTCTTTCTTGGTCACACGTGATTAAACTGAAGACTTTCCTATAACAAAGATAGAAATGGTGACAAAATTAAGCAACTGTTGAGTCAGAAggtaaagctaaaaatattgcAGCAAAGCATTTTGATGTTTCCATATTGCAGTCCAGTTACACACTCACATTGCTA
This window contains:
- the LOC132095206 gene encoding ADP-ribosylation factor-like protein 4C, which gives rise to MGNSFSNISAFQSLHIVMLGLDSAGKTTVLYRLKFNEFVNTVPTIGFNTEKIKLSNGTAKGISCHFWDVGGQEKLRPLWKSYSRCTDGIIYVVDSVDVDRLEEAKTELHKVTKFAENQGTPLLVIANKQDLPRSLSVADIEKQLALQELTPATTYHIQPACAIIGEGLHEGMDKLYEMIVKRRKSLKQKKKR